DNA from Pajaroellobacter abortibovis:
CAGGTTCTATTCAAAACAATGAGTGAAGCGACATCAATCTATTTTTATGGATGCAGCGGGATAGCTCTTGCAGGGGCTCTGATCACGAGTGCAAGTTCCAACCCTATACGGAGTGCCATGGGCCTCATGATGGTTATCGTTGCTATCGCTGCCCTCTTCCTCCCACTCCATGCTGAATTCTTAGCTGCAATCCAATTGATGGTTTACGCGGGGGCAGTCGTTGTTCTCTTTCTTTTCATTATCATGCTGCTAGGAGAAGGAGCCATCAGTGAAGATAAACGCAACATCTCTTGGATCCGTAGGCTCAGCCCTCTTGTCTTTTTAATTCCATGGATTGCAGCGATAGGGATGTTTACCAAACACCCAGATGTCCTCCCCTCATTTGAACTCCTTACTGATCATTTCGGAACAATCGAAGGGATCTCCCATACCCTCTTCGAGCAAGAACTTATCCCTTTTGAATATTCGAGCGCACTCCTCATTGTAGCCGCCTTAGGAGCTTTTACGGTAGCCAGAGGCAAAACCATTCTCCCGCTTTCTCAGCCTTCCCCCTCTCATTACGAATCACAGGGATCATGAATACCCATCACTATATCCTCTTAAGTATGCTCTTATTTACGGTAGGAAGCACTGGCTTTCTGATTCGGCGCAATGTGCTCATCGTTCTGATGAGCATTGAATTGATGCTCAATGCGAGCAGTGTAGCGTTTGTTGCATTCAACTGCGCTTATCCTCACAACCAAACAGGTCAAGTTTTCTCTTTTTTCGTGATCGCCATCGCTGCAGCAGAAGCCTCTGTCGGTCTCGCTCTTCTTCTCTCTTTTTATCGTCTCAACCGAAGTACAGATACAAACGAGGCCAACTTATTAAAAAATTAATACTCCCGCTGGTAAAATGCAATGGAAGTCCACGAAGCCACATCTTTATCCATTTTTTTCGGAGCTGATCCAAAACAATTCGAACTGATTGGCGTAATTCTAGGGATGCCTTTGTTAGGAGCTTTTATCAATGGCATCTGGGGTAAACATCTAGGAAAATCCGCAGTTCGCTTGATGGCTCTATCCGCTATCGGCATGAGCTTTATCTGCTCTGTTTTCACATTCTGCATCCTCAAGTCCGGCATCGCCCATTCTGCTCAAGATAGTCGCGAGCCCTTAAAATTAGCATGGACAGCATGGGAATGGATGCACACGGACGGGACCAAGCGCCTTACTCAGCTCTCCATCCCAATTCGGTTCTCCATCGATCCCCTCAACAGCATCATGATGCTGATCGTGACAGGGATCGGATTTCTCATCCATCTTTATTCCACAGCTTATATGGAAAAAGATGAGAGCTATTGGCGGTTTTTCGCTTATCTAAATCTATTCGTTTTCTCGATGTTGGTTCTCATTTTAGCCGATAACCTTCCCGTTTTATTCATCGGATGGGAGGGGGTAGGGTTGTGTTCCTACCTGCTGATTGGCTTTTGGTACAATTATCTCCCCAATGTAGCGGCAGGGAAAAAGGCATTTATTACGAATCGGATAGGAGATTTTGGCCTCATTTGCGCGATGTTTTTACTGGCCCACTATACAGGAGCTTTGGATTGGGTTGGCATTTCAAAACGAGCTTTCTCTTTGATCTCCACTGCCCCTTCTCATCAGATCCATTTGTGGCCTCTAGGAGGGATTCATTATACAGGATTCTGGAAATTCCTTCAACCTGATTCCCCTTTCACCATCTCTGCAGCAACCGCTATAAGCCTCTGTTTATTTCTCGGATGTACAGGAAAGAGTGCTCAGATCCCTCTCTACGTATGGCTTCCTGATGCTATGGCGGGCCCTACACCGGTGTCTGCTCTCATTCACGCAGCAACCATGGTCACTGCAGGGATCTATTTGATCTGCCGCCTCTCCTTTGTATTTATCCTATCCCCCTTCACCATGATGCTGATTGCATGCGTGGGAGCAGCAACAGCGTTTTTCGCAGCGACGATCGCTCTGGTACAGTTCGATATCAAGAAAGTATTAGCCTATTCCACAGTCAGCCAGTTGGGCTTTATGTTTTTAGGAGTAGGAGTGGGAGCCTTCACAGCAGGATTCTTTCACGTTTTTACGCACGCCTTTTTTAAGGCCTGCCTCTTCTTGGGATCGGGAAGCGTGATTCATGCAATGCACGCCTACTACCACAATGATGCTCAAGCCCAGGATATGCGTCTCATGGGTGGATTAAGGCGTCACATGCCCGCCACATTTTGGTCTTTTACAGCAGCTACAGCAGCGATCATAGGATTCCCATTCACAGCAGGATTCTTTTCCAAAGATGAAATCCTTTACAAAGCCTTTACGAATCACACCATCCATCCTTTCAAAAACTATCTAGAAGAGCGCGGTGTCTCTGTTTTTGAGCCCCCTTCATGGCTTGGTCCTACCCTCTACACAATAGGGGCTTTAGCGGCCACAATGACAGCGTTTTATATGGTTCGCGCTCTTCTGATGACGTTCTTTGGAGAGTTCCGAGGGTGGCAGATCGATGGTGCAGATTCCACTCCTATCTCCTCTAGGACGGAGTCTGTCTCAACCTTGCTACATGCTTCCGCATCCTCTCATCATGATGAAACCCATGAGGGATATCCAACGCATGCCCCTGCGCCTCATGAATCTCCCTGGACAATGACCTTGCCACTTCTACTGCTCGGAGCTGCATCGCTCTTTGCAGGTACGCTTTCGATGGGTCCATTCCACATCCAGCCTCTTGAGCACTGGTTAGAACCTTTGTTCGAAAATGCTGTCAAAAGGGCTGTCTATGTGAGCGAAGAGGCAGAACATTTAGAATGGCCGCTCGCTGCTGGAGGGATTGGTGCGTTCGCAATAGGAACAAGTCTCGCCTATTGGATGTATATCCTTAAGAAAGGAGAACCCGGAAAGCGACTCTTTTCTCTCTTCCCAGGTCTTTATCAATTGATTCTCCACAAATGGAAAATTGACGAACTCTATCAGTGTACAGCGATCGCTTTCGTCAAGAGGATGGCCAGCATCACTGCAATTTTCGATCAATGGATCGTAGATGCTCTTCTTGCGCGCTTTTCTAGCTTTATTGTATCCAGCCTAGGTGCACTTCTGCGCACTTTACAGACAGGAACCATTCATGTCTATGCATTCGCCATGGTCTTAGGATTTTTTTCCCTCTCTTGGTTCTTTGTACAACCGCATGTCGACGCAACGATCACACATGAACCCAATGGAGATTGCACCGTGCAAGCTAAATCGGGACTCGGCTACACTTATCGCTGGTATTCACATAGAAACGATCGCCCTGACACAGAGCAATATGGCACTGAATCTTCCCTAACCATCCACCTGCCCGAAAATATCGAGCAATCTGTCCGCCTTGAGATCAGAAACGCATTTGGACAGCAAGCATCCAAAGACTTTCTACTCTCCAGGAAAGAGACTAATTAATAACAAGAAAGGGAGACGAACTCATGGATATCAACCCTATCAATCAATTCTCTTCCCAATCTTGTTCTAGAACAATCAAGATCCACTCGTATCTGCTTCTATGCCTTGTATCGATAGGAGCAGGAGGACTCACCTGGGCTTGTGGGCAAACAGGATGGATCGGCTTTGCCGCACTGCTCGGTGTCCTCGCAAGTCACTCGTACCCGCTCAAGAATCGAATCATAAACGGCGCTATATCAGCGCTCTCCGCCCTATTCATTAAACAACTCTGGAATCATTCTATCGCTCTCCCAGAAGGGCTTCCTATTCAGACCTACCCCCTCCTCTCATGGCTCATAGGGATCCCGATCGGATGTGCCTTCCTCCTTCTTTTCCTTCCTAGACAAGCTCTCCGAACGCTTCAGACGTTAACCTGTTTTGTCACGTTGTTCGTCTTTACAATCAGCCTTCTGCTCCTCAAAGTGCCCATGGGAAAAGAATTTCACTGGGTTCAGAAAATCCATTGGATAGAGTCGTTCGGCATTTCTTACCACGTAGGGCTCGATGGCATCTCCCTCTGGCTCGTTCTCCTCACAACTTTCCTATTCCCCATCGCAGCCTATTCTTCTTTCGGCTCTATCCACACACGCCAGAAAGAGTGGTGCTTCTCCCTCCTCCTCCTCGAAGGGGCACTCGTAGGAGCTTTTGTAGCGCTCGATCTCTTTCTCTTTTATGTCTTTTGGGAACTCGTTCTCATTCCGATGATTTTCATGATCGGCATATGGGGGAGCACCAAGCGGATCTACGCCTCGATCAAGTTTTTCATTTACACGATGTTCGGCTCCGTATTGATGTTGGGAGCAATCATCTATCTCGCTTACAGCTATAGCATAGCTACTCAAGGTTCTCTCTCTTTTGACTATTTTGAGCTTCAACGCGTTTTGATCCCCTACTCTATCGAACGATGGCTCTATACAGCTTTTACGCTCTCATTTCTGATCAAAGTCCCGATGTGGCCTGTGCACACGTGGCTTCCCGACGCCCATACAGAGGCTCCTACAGTGGGTTCCATTTTACTCGCGGCCATCCTCCTCAAACTAGGCACGTACGGCTACCTGAGATTTAGCATAGGGCTCTTCCCCGAAGCATCCACTGAACTCGCCCCCTATCTAGCAGGCATCGCTGTGGTTGGAGGCATTTTATACGGCGCTCTGTGCGCCTGGAAGCAAGAAGACGTCAAACGGCTTGTCGCCTATTCCTCCGTAGCCCATCTTGGATACATCATGCTCGGCCTCTTTGCAGCCACTCCCAGCTCTGTAGAAGGGGCTGTGCTTCAAATGATCAACCACGGTATTTCGACAGGTTTTCTCTTTCTCCTGATCGGAATGCTGTACGATCGGCGACATACTCGACAGCTCAGTGAGTTTGGCGGATTGGCAAAGTCTATGCCTGTATATACAACCTTTTTTGTCATCGCCACGATGGCAAGTATCGGCCTACCTGGAATGAATGGATTCGTCGGAGAATTCATGATCATCGTAGGGACATTCGCAAGTCACACGCTGGGGCAGCTAGGAGGGCTTCAAGCTGTAGGAGCAACAGCAGGCGTAATTCTAGCTGCTGTCTATATGCTGAATCCCGTTGAACGTATGTTTTTTGGCTCCGCTTCGCGTGTAGAAAACAAATATCTTCCCGATTTATCAGGCCACGAATTGACCACAGCATTCCCATTTCTCGTGATGATCTTTACCTTAGGCCTTTTCCCACACATCTTCCTGTCTGAAATTCGAGGTGCAGTAACCCGCATTCAGCAGGAAACACAAATACGCCTCACCCGTTATCCAGGGCTAGGTTATTACGAAGGTCCCGTTCAGCTCCTACCTAAAAAGGTAGAGCCATCCGCTCAACCCTCTTACATCCCATGGAAACCATCTAAGTAACTCTCATGGAAGTCCTTCTCTCCCTCTCCCCCTTTCTCTGTCTCGCTGTAGGCACGCTGCTATTGATGCTCGTCGATGCTTTCTCGAAACAGAGTCCAGGGCTCCCTCTAGGTCTTGCCCTCACTTTTCTTGCGAGCGCAGCTTTTTCTGTTTCAATCTGGTTTTATGGGGTTGAACGACTCGAACACGCCTCTTCTTTCCTATCTCCATGGCTGCTCATCGATAGAACTACCCTTTTTCTGATCGCTTTGCTCTGCCTAGGAGGTTGTCTCTCTGCCCTCTTAGCAGGAGGTTATCTAAAGGAACACCTCCTCGAGCGGGGAGAGTTCTACCCCCTTCTCGCTTTTTCGACGTTCGGTGCGCTCATGACGGCCGCAGCAGGAGACATGCTTACGCTCTTTTTAGGGCTTGAAACGATGTCGATCGGCGCATACGCGATGATCGGTTACCGTCGAGGCTCCTTGCGTGCAACCGAAGCCGCTCTCAAATACTTTCTCCTAGGCTCTTTTGCAGCAGCAATCATGCTCTATGGGATCGCGTTTCTATACGGAGCCACAGGTCATACTGACCTCGCCGGATTACGCACAGTAATCACCCAGCATGAACAAAGCCCCCTAGTTGTGATAGGGCTCATGCTCCTCCTTGTAGGGTTACTCTTCAAAGTAAGTGCTGTCCCCTTCCATATGTGGACTCCAGATGCCTATGAAGGGGCCCCTACTCCCTCCACAGCTTTTATGGCAATTGTGGTCAAAGGGGCAGCATTTGCGATGATCCTCCGAACTTTATTGGGAGTCTTTGGAGACGTCAACGCAATGTCTTGGGCAGCAGGATGGCCTCCTGTGCTCGGCGTCATTGCCTTCGCAAGTATGACTTTCGCCAACTTAATTGCAGCTCGACAAGAATCCGTCAAACGGATGCTCGCGTATTCCAGCATTGCCCATGCTGGATATATACTTGTAGGCGTGCTTATCAATTCTCCAGGCTCCACAGTGGGAAGTGCAAGCGTCCTTTTCTACCTAACAGCATACACCGTATCGACTGCAGGAGCTTTTGGAAGCTTAATCGCATGCGGCAGCCGCAATGCAGAAGCAGTCAGCTACCAGGACCTCGCTGGACTTGGACGACGTCATCCGATGCCCGCATTGGCCTTCTCCTTTTTT
Protein-coding regions in this window:
- a CDS encoding NADH-quinone oxidoreductase subunit J, which codes for MSEATSIYFYGCSGIALAGALITSASSNPIRSAMGLMMVIVAIAALFLPLHAEFLAAIQLMVYAGAVVVLFLFIIMLLGEGAISEDKRNISWIRRLSPLVFLIPWIAAIGMFTKHPDVLPSFELLTDHFGTIEGISHTLFEQELIPFEYSSALLIVAALGAFTVARGKTILPLSQPSPSHYESQGS
- the nuoK gene encoding NADH-quinone oxidoreductase subunit NuoK, coding for MNTHHYILLSMLLFTVGSTGFLIRRNVLIVLMSIELMLNASSVAFVAFNCAYPHNQTGQVFSFFVIAIAAAEASVGLALLLSFYRLNRSTDTNEANLLKN
- the nuoL gene encoding NADH-quinone oxidoreductase subunit L; protein product: MEVHEATSLSIFFGADPKQFELIGVILGMPLLGAFINGIWGKHLGKSAVRLMALSAIGMSFICSVFTFCILKSGIAHSAQDSREPLKLAWTAWEWMHTDGTKRLTQLSIPIRFSIDPLNSIMMLIVTGIGFLIHLYSTAYMEKDESYWRFFAYLNLFVFSMLVLILADNLPVLFIGWEGVGLCSYLLIGFWYNYLPNVAAGKKAFITNRIGDFGLICAMFLLAHYTGALDWVGISKRAFSLISTAPSHQIHLWPLGGIHYTGFWKFLQPDSPFTISAATAISLCLFLGCTGKSAQIPLYVWLPDAMAGPTPVSALIHAATMVTAGIYLICRLSFVFILSPFTMMLIACVGAATAFFAATIALVQFDIKKVLAYSTVSQLGFMFLGVGVGAFTAGFFHVFTHAFFKACLFLGSGSVIHAMHAYYHNDAQAQDMRLMGGLRRHMPATFWSFTAATAAIIGFPFTAGFFSKDEILYKAFTNHTIHPFKNYLEERGVSVFEPPSWLGPTLYTIGALAATMTAFYMVRALLMTFFGEFRGWQIDGADSTPISSRTESVSTLLHASASSHHDETHEGYPTHAPAPHESPWTMTLPLLLLGAASLFAGTLSMGPFHIQPLEHWLEPLFENAVKRAVYVSEEAEHLEWPLAAGGIGAFAIGTSLAYWMYILKKGEPGKRLFSLFPGLYQLILHKWKIDELYQCTAIAFVKRMASITAIFDQWIVDALLARFSSFIVSSLGALLRTLQTGTIHVYAFAMVLGFFSLSWFFVQPHVDATITHEPNGDCTVQAKSGLGYTYRWYSHRNDRPDTEQYGTESSLTIHLPENIEQSVRLEIRNAFGQQASKDFLLSRKETN
- a CDS encoding complex I subunit 4 family protein, producing the protein MDINPINQFSSQSCSRTIKIHSYLLLCLVSIGAGGLTWACGQTGWIGFAALLGVLASHSYPLKNRIINGAISALSALFIKQLWNHSIALPEGLPIQTYPLLSWLIGIPIGCAFLLLFLPRQALRTLQTLTCFVTLFVFTISLLLLKVPMGKEFHWVQKIHWIESFGISYHVGLDGISLWLVLLTTFLFPIAAYSSFGSIHTRQKEWCFSLLLLEGALVGAFVALDLFLFYVFWELVLIPMIFMIGIWGSTKRIYASIKFFIYTMFGSVLMLGAIIYLAYSYSIATQGSLSFDYFELQRVLIPYSIERWLYTAFTLSFLIKVPMWPVHTWLPDAHTEAPTVGSILLAAILLKLGTYGYLRFSIGLFPEASTELAPYLAGIAVVGGILYGALCAWKQEDVKRLVAYSSVAHLGYIMLGLFAATPSSVEGAVLQMINHGISTGFLFLLIGMLYDRRHTRQLSEFGGLAKSMPVYTTFFVIATMASIGLPGMNGFVGEFMIIVGTFASHTLGQLGGLQAVGATAGVILAAVYMLNPVERMFFGSASRVENKYLPDLSGHELTTAFPFLVMIFTLGLFPHIFLSEIRGAVTRIQQETQIRLTRYPGLGYYEGPVQLLPKKVEPSAQPSYIPWKPSK
- a CDS encoding NADH-quinone oxidoreductase subunit N; its protein translation is MEVLLSLSPFLCLAVGTLLLMLVDAFSKQSPGLPLGLALTFLASAAFSVSIWFYGVERLEHASSFLSPWLLIDRTTLFLIALLCLGGCLSALLAGGYLKEHLLERGEFYPLLAFSTFGALMTAAAGDMLTLFLGLETMSIGAYAMIGYRRGSLRATEAALKYFLLGSFAAAIMLYGIAFLYGATGHTDLAGLRTVITQHEQSPLVVIGLMLLLVGLLFKVSAVPFHMWTPDAYEGAPTPSTAFMAIVVKGAAFAMILRTLLGVFGDVNAMSWAAGWPPVLGVIAFASMTFANLIAARQESVKRMLAYSSIAHAGYILVGVLINSPGSTVGSASVLFYLTAYTVSTAGAFGSLIACGSRNAEAVSYQDLAGLGRRHPMPALAFSFFILSLAGIPPTAGFLGKWFILQATIQGECHLFALFILLNSVLAAYYYLRVIVYLYMKEPNEWDPVARPMHSSYVTAALVISAILVIALGISPSYPLALASAAAVIPAGG